A single window of Chloracidobacterium thermophilum B DNA harbors:
- a CDS encoding carbonic anhydrase, which produces MTERLPESSVNGMNEYRKLLLANKAWAQEKLDLRPDYFIRMKDVQSPAYLWIGCSDSRVPAEDITGTEPGELFVHRNVANLVIHTDINLMSVVEYAIDVLGVRHVIICGHYNCGGVKAAMSRKSFGLINKWLRHIKDVYRNYARELESFTDPEARFRRLVELNTIEQVRNLAETSIVQKSWLKHGRPWLHGWVYDIRTGLLQELTLIRPGDLPDDIYRYEFPPESL; this is translated from the coding sequence ATGACTGAACGTTTGCCAGAGTCGTCCGTCAACGGCATGAACGAGTACCGCAAGCTGTTGCTTGCCAACAAAGCCTGGGCACAGGAAAAGCTTGACTTGCGTCCCGATTACTTCATCCGCATGAAGGATGTCCAGTCGCCGGCCTACCTGTGGATCGGGTGTTCTGACAGTCGTGTGCCGGCCGAGGACATTACGGGCACGGAGCCGGGCGAACTGTTTGTCCATCGCAACGTGGCGAATCTCGTCATCCACACGGACATCAATCTGATGAGCGTCGTCGAGTACGCCATTGATGTGCTGGGCGTGCGCCACGTCATCATTTGCGGGCATTACAACTGCGGTGGTGTCAAAGCTGCCATGTCGCGCAAGAGCTTTGGCCTCATCAACAAGTGGCTGCGCCACATCAAGGACGTGTACCGTAACTATGCCCGCGAACTGGAATCATTCACCGACCCGGAGGCCCGCTTCCGCCGACTCGTCGAACTCAACACAATTGAACAGGTGCGGAATCTCGCTGAGACTTCCATCGTCCAGAAATCCTGGCTCAAGCATGGACGCCCATGGCTGCACGGATGGGTGTATGACATCCGCACCGGTTTGCTTCAGGAACTGACCTTGATTCGGCCGGGCGATTTGCCCGACGATATTTACCGTTACGAATTTCCGCCGGAGTCGCTGTAG
- a CDS encoding SDR family oxidoreductase, giving the protein MSSVMLVTGSASGIGRYVAEAYYRAGHRVVFADRAAAQVRDICAALAAEAGGEAVPWALDVRDEQAWEAAITDTVSRWGQLDLVLNIAGYLHVDALLSAPLAAVHDHLDINAKGVIFGTLLAARQMVRQPHGGHIINVASLAGIAAVPGLTLYTASKFAVRGFSLAAAQELAPHKVAVTVVCPDAVQTPMLDLQVHRAEAALTFSGGRILSVAEVAAAIEEARQHRPLEVTLPRHRGWLAKLTSLYPPLTTWVAPYLRQRGQRRQATWQQKPG; this is encoded by the coding sequence ATGTCATCCGTCATGCTGGTGACCGGTAGCGCCAGTGGCATCGGTCGTTACGTCGCCGAGGCATACTACCGCGCCGGTCATCGGGTTGTTTTTGCCGACCGGGCTGCAGCGCAGGTCCGTGACATCTGTGCTGCCCTCGCTGCGGAAGCCGGCGGGGAAGCCGTCCCCTGGGCGCTGGATGTTCGGGATGAGCAGGCCTGGGAAGCCGCCATTACCGACACCGTCAGCCGCTGGGGACAACTCGACCTGGTGTTGAACATTGCCGGGTATCTCCACGTGGATGCGCTGCTGTCCGCGCCGCTGGCGGCTGTCCATGACCATCTGGACATCAACGCCAAGGGCGTCATTTTCGGGACCCTGCTGGCGGCCCGCCAGATGGTCCGGCAGCCCCACGGCGGACACATCATCAACGTGGCGTCGCTGGCAGGGATTGCCGCCGTGCCGGGATTGACGCTATACACGGCATCCAAGTTCGCCGTGCGCGGTTTTTCGCTGGCTGCTGCCCAGGAACTTGCCCCCCACAAGGTGGCCGTAACGGTTGTCTGCCCGGATGCCGTTCAGACCCCGATGCTCGATTTGCAGGTGCATCGGGCGGAAGCGGCTTTGACCTTCTCCGGGGGGCGCATCCTGAGCGTGGCCGAAGTGGCGGCGGCTATCGAGGAAGCGCGGCAGCACCGACCGCTGGAAGTGACCCTGCCGCGACATCGGGGCTGGCTGGCGAAACTGACCAGCCTGTATCCTCCGCTGACCACCTGGGTAGCCCCCTACCTCCGCCAGCGTGGACAGCGCCGGCAGGCCACATGGCAACAGAAGCCAGGATGA
- a CDS encoding indole-3-glycerol phosphate synthase TrpC has translation MTDRMMSCAPARPTLADIVSARRRSVAAHRPVSLSELAPAQGTFLPALCRNAPAIIAEIKPVSPAEGVLQSTPDLARVLAAYDAHAVALSVLTEPDYFGGSFDLLAAVAHRSSRPTLCKDFVLDVRQIHAARAAGAEAVLLIVKILDDEQLCRLSAEIQRWNMTPVVEVQTEAELERALALDPSVILINNRNLETFDISLETTQRLAPRVPSQVVTIAASGIRCRADIEALLPYCPRFLIGTHLMRAPDLEAAFVNLLGKAYA, from the coding sequence ATGACCGACCGGATGATGAGCTGCGCACCTGCCCGTCCAACCCTTGCCGACATCGTATCCGCCCGCCGCCGGTCTGTGGCCGCTCACCGCCCGGTTTCGCTGTCTGAACTGGCACCGGCACAGGGGACGTTCCTCCCGGCTTTGTGCCGCAATGCACCTGCCATCATTGCCGAAATCAAGCCTGTGTCACCGGCCGAAGGTGTCCTGCAGTCCACGCCCGATCTGGCGCGTGTGCTGGCCGCTTATGACGCCCACGCCGTCGCGCTTTCGGTTCTGACTGAGCCGGACTACTTCGGAGGAAGTTTTGACCTGCTGGCGGCCGTGGCGCACCGTTCCAGCCGCCCAACCCTGTGCAAGGACTTCGTGCTCGATGTGCGTCAGATACACGCCGCACGTGCCGCTGGCGCGGAAGCTGTACTGCTCATCGTCAAAATTCTCGACGACGAGCAGCTCTGCCGGCTCTCCGCTGAAATCCAACGCTGGAATATGACGCCGGTTGTGGAAGTGCAGACCGAAGCCGAACTGGAACGCGCCCTGGCGCTGGACCCGTCCGTTATCCTCATCAACAACCGCAACCTGGAGACCTTTGACATCTCTTTGGAGACCACGCAACGTCTTGCGCCGCGCGTACCTTCCCAGGTTGTGACCATTGCAGCCAGCGGTATCCGGTGCCGCGCCGACATCGAGGCGCTGCTTCCGTACTGCCCGCGCTTTCTCATCGGGACGCACCTGATGCGCGCGCCGGACCTGGAAGCTGCTTTTGTCAACCTTCTTGGAAAAGCGTATGCCTAA
- a CDS encoding aminopeptidase P N-terminal domain-containing protein → MPKHRPSNHFGEVFPPVPFDAERYAKRRRQVFRQLGEDVLLLYNPPEAHRTHDLFYRYRPDSDVYYLTGFEEPEAVVLLVGGPCPRFIMFVRPRDPEREMWDGLRAGVEGAVTCYGADEAFPIESFDAEIGRYLEHARTLYFKFGRDEQFNQRVLTAFRAAARRRHRQGPAPGIIRDTLPLLGRMRLVKDADELLRMRRAADIAAEAHLRAMERARPGQYEFEVEAELEYVFRKRGALGSSYTSIVGSGPNATILHYNTNNSRLRDGDLLLIDAGAEYGYYASDITRTFPVGRRFTPAQRDIYDLVLQAQKAAIAAVQPGARFNAYHEVALDTLIDGLRHLRLLSGSHDEIRELRTYLKYYMHRAGHWLGSDVHDACTYFTAETHDGQYLYEKLRPGCVVTVEPGLYFAPGVNDTPEHYIGIGVRIEDDVLVTRTGNEVLTAAVPKEVADIEAIRCAALTEEGNHA, encoded by the coding sequence ATGCCTAAGCATCGTCCATCCAACCATTTTGGTGAAGTTTTCCCTCCTGTGCCTTTTGACGCCGAGCGTTACGCCAAACGCCGCCGCCAGGTCTTCCGGCAACTCGGCGAGGATGTGCTGCTGCTGTACAATCCGCCGGAAGCGCACCGCACCCATGACCTGTTCTACCGCTACCGGCCGGATAGCGACGTGTATTACCTGACCGGCTTTGAAGAGCCGGAGGCGGTCGTGTTGCTGGTGGGGGGACCCTGTCCCAGGTTCATCATGTTCGTCCGTCCGCGTGACCCGGAACGCGAAATGTGGGATGGCCTCCGGGCCGGCGTTGAAGGGGCCGTCACCTGCTACGGCGCGGACGAAGCCTTTCCCATTGAAAGCTTTGACGCTGAGATTGGGCGCTACCTTGAGCACGCCCGGACGCTCTACTTCAAGTTCGGTCGGGACGAGCAGTTCAACCAGCGGGTTCTGACGGCCTTCCGCGCCGCTGCACGGCGACGGCATCGCCAGGGGCCGGCGCCGGGCATCATCCGGGACACCCTGCCGCTGCTGGGCAGAATGCGGCTGGTCAAAGATGCCGATGAACTGCTGCGGATGCGCCGGGCGGCAGACATTGCTGCCGAAGCCCATCTGCGGGCCATGGAGCGCGCGCGTCCGGGGCAGTACGAGTTTGAAGTCGAGGCGGAACTGGAGTACGTCTTCCGCAAACGTGGCGCGCTGGGCAGTTCCTACACCTCGATTGTCGGCAGCGGCCCCAATGCCACGATCCTCCACTACAACACGAACAACAGCCGGCTCCGCGACGGCGATCTGCTGCTCATTGATGCCGGGGCGGAGTATGGCTACTACGCCAGCGACATCACCCGGACGTTTCCCGTCGGCCGCCGTTTTACCCCTGCCCAGCGCGACATTTACGACCTGGTGCTTCAGGCGCAAAAAGCCGCTATTGCTGCCGTCCAGCCGGGGGCGCGCTTCAATGCCTACCACGAGGTTGCCCTCGACACCCTGATTGACGGCCTGCGTCATCTCCGGCTGCTGAGCGGTTCGCACGACGAAATCAGGGAACTGCGAACCTATCTGAAGTACTACATGCATCGCGCCGGTCACTGGCTCGGCAGCGATGTCCACGACGCCTGCACGTACTTCACCGCTGAAACCCACGACGGCCAGTACCTGTATGAAAAGCTGCGCCCCGGTTGTGTCGTCACCGTTGAGCCGGGACTTTACTTTGCGCCGGGCGTCAATGACACGCCGGAGCACTACATCGGTATCGGCGTCCGCATCGAAGACGATGTGCTGGTGACACGGACCGGGAACGAAGTGCTGACGGCCGCCGTCCCCAAGGAAGTGGCTGACATTGAGGCCATTCGCTGTGCCGCGCTGACCGAGGAGGGAAACCACGCATGA
- a CDS encoding M1 family metallopeptidase, translating into MRQTIFCLLLSLCLGWTLWETPAVAVAQSKSKPSDKFRQLDEVLPTPNEYRTASGAPGHRYWQNRADHVISVELDDERQRIQASETITYTNNSPDELRYLWLQLDQNIFAKDSDAFRAQTSGGLDRVPFSVLDSLLRRPEFDGGYKITAVKDAKGQPLRYTVVKTMMRVDLPTPLKPGQQVSFAVDWNYNINDAVKLGGRSGYEYFPKDKNYIYEIAQWFPRMCAYTDYRGWQHTQFLGAGEFTLEFGNYRVSITVPDDHIVAATGVLQNPRQVLTPEQIARLERAKTAAAPVLIVTPEEARRAEQGRPTGRKTWIFQAENVRDFAFASSRKFIWDAMGHNVEGNQVMAMSYYPNEGNPLWEKYSTHAIIHTLNVYSRYTFTYPYPVAISVNGPVGGMEYPMICFNGPRPLEDGTYSARTKYGLISVIIHEVGHNFFPMIVNSDERQWTWMDEGLNTFLQYLAEQEWEEKYPSFRGEPQYIVDYMKSENQVPIMTQSDSLLQFGNNAYAKPATALNILRETILGRELFDYAFKEYARRWKFKRPEPADFFRTMEDASGVDLDWFWRGWFYSTDHVDISIENVRWYRLDTQNPYIEKGLRRQERESRPVTLSQERNKPLPKRVDQYPDLKDFYNRYDELDVTETDREMYRQFLATLTDREKEILNAGLNFYFVDFKNIGGLVMPIILEVTYTDGTKEEMRFPAEIWRLNNFEVSKLIVTPKEIASITLDPRLETADADFGEQLFPAPSSQVTFPGFQGAASGAAQPDAVGAQGAE; encoded by the coding sequence ATGCGACAAACCATTTTCTGCCTGCTGCTTTCCCTGTGTCTGGGCTGGACACTGTGGGAAACCCCGGCTGTGGCGGTTGCCCAGTCAAAGTCCAAGCCCAGCGACAAGTTCCGCCAGCTCGATGAAGTGTTGCCCACGCCCAACGAATACCGTACGGCCTCCGGCGCGCCGGGACACAGGTACTGGCAAAATCGCGCCGACCACGTCATCAGTGTTGAACTCGATGACGAGCGCCAGCGCATCCAGGCCAGCGAGACCATCACCTACACAAACAACTCGCCCGATGAGCTGCGCTACCTCTGGTTGCAGCTCGACCAGAACATCTTTGCCAAGGACAGTGACGCCTTCCGCGCCCAGACTTCGGGCGGACTGGACCGCGTGCCCTTCTCTGTTCTCGACAGCCTGCTGCGCCGGCCCGAATTCGACGGCGGTTACAAGATCACAGCCGTAAAAGACGCCAAGGGGCAGCCGCTCCGGTACACCGTCGTCAAAACCATGATGCGTGTGGATTTGCCCACGCCGCTCAAGCCCGGCCAACAGGTGAGCTTTGCGGTGGACTGGAACTACAACATCAACGATGCCGTGAAGCTCGGCGGGCGCTCCGGGTACGAGTATTTCCCAAAGGACAAGAACTACATTTACGAAATCGCCCAGTGGTTTCCGCGCATGTGCGCCTACACGGACTACCGTGGCTGGCAGCACACGCAGTTTCTTGGGGCCGGTGAGTTTACGCTGGAGTTTGGCAACTACCGCGTGTCCATCACCGTGCCGGATGACCACATCGTGGCGGCGACGGGCGTCCTTCAGAACCCCAGGCAGGTGCTGACGCCGGAGCAGATCGCACGGCTGGAGCGCGCCAAAACGGCGGCGGCGCCGGTGCTCATCGTGACGCCGGAAGAGGCCCGGCGGGCGGAGCAGGGGCGTCCCACGGGCAGGAAAACCTGGATTTTTCAGGCGGAAAACGTCCGCGATTTTGCCTTTGCTTCCTCGCGGAAGTTCATCTGGGACGCCATGGGGCACAATGTCGAGGGCAACCAGGTCATGGCGATGTCGTACTATCCCAACGAGGGCAATCCCTTGTGGGAAAAGTATTCCACACACGCCATCATCCACACGCTCAACGTTTATTCGCGCTACACGTTTACCTATCCCTACCCGGTGGCCATTTCGGTCAACGGCCCCGTAGGCGGCATGGAATACCCGATGATCTGTTTCAATGGTCCGCGTCCGCTTGAAGATGGCACGTATTCGGCGCGTACGAAGTACGGTCTCATCAGCGTCATCATTCACGAAGTCGGCCATAACTTTTTCCCGATGATTGTCAACTCCGATGAGCGGCAGTGGACGTGGATGGATGAAGGTCTCAACACCTTTTTGCAGTATCTGGCCGAACAGGAATGGGAAGAAAAATATCCGTCGTTCCGGGGTGAACCACAGTACATCGTGGATTACATGAAGAGCGAAAACCAGGTGCCCATCATGACGCAGTCGGATTCGCTCCTGCAGTTTGGCAACAACGCCTATGCCAAGCCGGCGACGGCCCTCAACATTCTGCGCGAGACGATTCTGGGGCGGGAACTCTTTGACTATGCTTTCAAAGAGTACGCCCGGCGGTGGAAGTTCAAACGCCCGGAACCGGCTGACTTCTTCCGCACCATGGAAGACGCTTCCGGCGTGGATTTGGATTGGTTCTGGCGCGGCTGGTTTTATTCGACCGACCACGTGGACATTTCCATTGAGAATGTCCGCTGGTATCGCCTCGACACCCAGAATCCCTACATTGAAAAGGGGCTTCGCCGCCAGGAACGTGAGTCGCGTCCAGTAACACTTTCCCAGGAACGCAACAAACCGTTGCCAAAGCGGGTGGATCAGTACCCTGACCTGAAGGATTTTTACAACCGGTATGACGAACTCGATGTAACCGAGACTGACCGGGAGATGTATCGGCAGTTTCTGGCGACGTTGACCGACCGCGAGAAAGAAATCCTCAACGCCGGACTGAATTTCTACTTTGTGGATTTCAAGAATATCGGTGGTTTGGTCATGCCCATCATTCTGGAAGTGACCTACACGGACGGCACAAAGGAAGAAATGCGCTTTCCGGCTGAAATCTGGCGGCTCAACAACTTTGAAGTCTCCAAGCTCATTGTGACGCCGAAAGAAATTGCGAGCATTACGCTAGACCCGCGATTAGAGACGGCGGACGCTGATTTTGGCGAACAACTTTTTCCCGCGCCGTCCAGTCAAGTCACGTTTCCAGGTTTTCAAGGAGCAGCGTCAGGGGCCGCCCAACCCGATGCAGTTGGAGCGCAAGGGGCAGAGTAA
- a CDS encoding beta-1,6-N-acetylglucosaminyltransferase produces the protein MRELPEASIALHHDTYQSPLNRELIERYDVQVVPAVGRTSWSNIINVFATVAELEVLFRQPRRPRWYVTLSQSCYPIKSASHIAKILDGLTDDFYIDMRLVNFQASHLLLDKYVEDAIRKYTLCHIPFISRYGRFYWRPLKIYRPRSVIPFRDSFYVFHGSNWLVLSECAVEYLLRQDIACHPVTEFYLTQYDQQDDRQSPCPQEIVIQSILGNARELKGAYRNWHYIDWEGAKDWHPNVLTERHWSAIIASDALWARKFDLEKSATLLKRIDTEILDT, from the coding sequence TTGCGCGAACTGCCGGAAGCGAGCATTGCACTTCACCACGACACTTACCAGTCACCGCTCAACAGGGAACTGATTGAGCGGTACGATGTGCAGGTTGTCCCGGCAGTAGGTCGCACCAGTTGGTCAAATATCATCAATGTGTTTGCAACCGTCGCCGAACTTGAAGTGCTTTTCCGGCAGCCAAGGCGTCCCCGCTGGTATGTGACACTTTCTCAAAGCTGCTACCCCATCAAGTCAGCATCGCACATTGCCAAAATTCTCGATGGACTGACAGACGACTTTTATATTGACATGCGTCTGGTCAATTTCCAGGCAAGTCATTTATTGCTTGATAAGTATGTTGAGGATGCCATCAGGAAGTACACGTTGTGTCATATACCGTTCATTTCCAGATATGGTCGTTTCTACTGGCGCCCACTCAAGATTTATCGTCCGAGAAGTGTTATCCCGTTCAGAGATAGCTTTTACGTTTTTCACGGATCAAACTGGCTGGTTCTTTCCGAATGCGCAGTAGAGTATTTGCTGAGACAGGACATTGCCTGTCATCCGGTAACAGAATTTTACCTGACACAGTATGACCAGCAAGATGATCGTCAGTCACCTTGTCCCCAGGAGATTGTGATACAAAGCATTCTTGGTAATGCCAGGGAGCTGAAGGGAGCTTATCGCAACTGGCACTATATTGACTGGGAAGGCGCCAAAGATTGGCATCCCAATGTCTTAACCGAGCGCCACTGGTCAGCCATCATTGCTTCAGACGCTCTTTGGGCACGAAAATTTGATCTTGAGAAAAGCGCCACTTTGCTTAAGCGCATTGATACTGAAATTCTTGACACCTGA
- a CDS encoding glycosyltransferase family protein — translation MRVLYMGNEPPVEWRGAPIVMYRLVIQPSDMKVLVISPPLDDTFPGITLPSLPPSVTFLPFRSPQLIRRLKRSRFYEWAWAYEQFVATGFISPWLWQKVRAFNPEVIVALADNSLSHLARKLARRLKIPLATYFADWKPRYFPALASTRPMLERRWQELYQQSDVAFCTSEGMREALGPHPNAHVIYPLGNLEVISPATDGEQPAKHQPTLVYAGNIEGTYGSMLAQLRRALLQRGKAKIALYGLCDWPAEEQAAARADGSYHGFTPNRELVKHLAKADFLLVVMSFDPSVRFFVETAFTTKFCDYCAFGKPIIVWGPEYCTVVKFAQQRRSALVVTDPSPQSVCDAVEKLTTNRDEQKRLSEAAMHLHQGELNPVVIRRKFKSELEKIAG, via the coding sequence ATGCGCGTCCTTTATATGGGCAATGAGCCGCCGGTTGAGTGGCGTGGAGCACCAATCGTGATGTACCGATTGGTTATTCAACCCAGCGACATGAAAGTCCTTGTGATTTCCCCGCCACTGGATGACACTTTTCCAGGCATCACCTTACCCTCGTTGCCTCCGTCGGTAACTTTCCTACCCTTCCGGTCACCGCAACTCATTCGCCGTTTGAAAAGAAGCCGCTTTTACGAATGGGCCTGGGCATACGAGCAATTCGTGGCAACCGGCTTTATATCGCCGTGGTTGTGGCAGAAGGTTCGCGCTTTCAATCCGGAAGTCATCGTTGCTTTGGCTGACAACAGCCTGAGCCACCTGGCGCGAAAATTGGCACGCCGGTTAAAAATTCCGCTGGCAACGTACTTTGCTGATTGGAAACCACGCTACTTTCCAGCTCTGGCCTCGACACGCCCCATGCTTGAGCGTAGGTGGCAAGAACTTTATCAACAAAGCGACGTAGCTTTCTGCACAAGTGAGGGTATGCGTGAAGCACTCGGGCCGCACCCCAATGCCCATGTCATTTACCCTCTAGGTAACTTGGAGGTGATTTCGCCCGCTACAGATGGTGAACAGCCAGCGAAGCACCAACCAACACTGGTTTATGCGGGAAACATTGAAGGCACATACGGAAGCATGCTGGCTCAGTTACGAAGGGCCCTGCTACAGCGTGGAAAGGCAAAAATTGCCCTCTACGGGCTTTGCGACTGGCCGGCGGAAGAGCAGGCCGCAGCACGGGCAGATGGTTCTTACCACGGCTTCACACCAAATCGTGAACTCGTGAAGCACCTTGCCAAAGCGGACTTTCTTCTCGTTGTCATGAGTTTTGACCCCAGTGTGCGCTTTTTTGTTGAGACAGCGTTCACGACGAAGTTCTGCGACTACTGCGCCTTTGGGAAGCCCATTATCGTTTGGGGCCCGGAATACTGCACGGTCGTAAAATTTGCTCAGCAACGTCGCAGCGCCTTGGTTGTCACTGATCCTTCCCCTCAATCCGTCTGCGATGCTGTGGAGAAATTAACTACTAATCGGGACGAGCAAAAAAGATTAAGTGAAGCTGCGATGCACTTGCACCAGGGTGAATTGAATCCTGTCGTGATACGGAGGAAATTCAAAAGTGAACTGGAAAAGATTGCAGGATAG
- a CDS encoding TonB-dependent receptor: MPVCFSSAPLRWRWALGFLGWCLLWVASAAAQSGSTLQGRVVLERDDRPVSEAVVTIIELRRSAVTDENGNYRFENVPPGNYRVFAHLDRIPDVVQSVIVQEPTTLDFMLKLRAETEQVTVTATLREETTRDAIQAVTTVNSFDLAERAPVSLGDALEREVGVAKRSFGPGTGRPVIRGFDGDRVLITQDGLTTGSIGFQSGDHAEIVDLQGVERLEVVKGPATLLYGSTAVGGVVNAVTGNEESHPGLQGYVTAFGGTGNALGGGNGGIKYGRGPWMVFANGGGQRAGDYRTPLGVIENSFARSGNASGGGGYYGQRGFFNVAYTYAGQNYGVPPLPDNDDDERVRERALRPKGGEPGELVRLNPRRHGVRFLTGARNLDTFFTDVQVQLQYNRYRHDEIKVETNEVETAFRNDTFAYRILADHRPLGRFQGTWGASGLYRDYSTRGEELLTPATTQTNFAFFGLEKVTFERAALQFGGRIERNAYAPTGGNRARSFTGFSGGVGLRVGLWENGALTANYTHSYRAPALEELYNFGPHPGTLLFEIGDANLSRELTNGIEVSVRHQSRRVRASAGFYYYDIRSFVFPVLTGEFEDGLPVGVFTQGDARFLGTEAQLDINLHPNLWFYSQLDYTNAELKTGLPLPRIPPLRARVALEGTFKGLRLMPELLMANRQDRVFTLEEPTAGYTVVNLVGSYTVTTSHTAHVFSVTGFNLGDRLYRNHLSFIKAFAPEIGRGVRFTYTMRFF; this comes from the coding sequence ATGCCAGTGTGTTTCTCTTCTGCCCCGCTCAGATGGCGCTGGGCCCTCGGCTTCCTGGGCTGGTGTCTGCTCTGGGTTGCCAGTGCCGCAGCCCAGTCGGGATCAACGCTTCAGGGACGGGTCGTACTTGAACGGGATGACCGCCCCGTTTCGGAAGCCGTTGTGACCATCATCGAGCTGCGGCGTTCTGCCGTGACGGACGAAAACGGAAATTACCGTTTTGAAAACGTTCCACCGGGCAACTACCGGGTGTTTGCCCACCTGGATCGCATCCCGGATGTCGTCCAGTCAGTGATTGTCCAAGAACCAACGACGTTGGATTTCATGCTGAAACTCCGCGCCGAAACCGAACAGGTGACAGTGACGGCGACGCTTCGGGAAGAAACCACCCGCGATGCCATTCAGGCGGTCACGACCGTCAACAGCTTTGATCTGGCCGAGCGGGCGCCGGTGTCGCTGGGCGATGCCCTTGAACGGGAAGTCGGCGTCGCCAAACGCTCCTTCGGTCCCGGCACAGGGCGTCCGGTCATCCGGGGCTTCGATGGCGACCGCGTCCTCATCACACAGGATGGACTGACAACCGGCTCAATTGGCTTTCAATCGGGAGACCACGCCGAAATTGTGGACTTGCAGGGCGTCGAACGGCTGGAAGTGGTCAAGGGGCCGGCCACGCTGCTTTACGGCAGCACGGCTGTAGGGGGTGTTGTCAATGCCGTGACCGGCAATGAAGAGTCCCATCCTGGGCTGCAAGGCTACGTTACGGCCTTTGGCGGTACCGGCAATGCGCTTGGCGGCGGCAATGGAGGCATCAAATACGGCCGCGGCCCGTGGATGGTCTTTGCCAACGGTGGCGGGCAGCGGGCAGGTGATTACCGCACACCGCTGGGGGTCATCGAAAACTCCTTTGCCCGGAGCGGCAACGCCAGTGGCGGTGGGGGCTACTATGGCCAACGCGGCTTTTTCAACGTTGCCTACACTTATGCCGGGCAGAACTACGGCGTGCCGCCACTGCCGGACAACGATGACGATGAGCGAGTTCGGGAACGCGCCTTGCGCCCCAAGGGTGGCGAACCGGGTGAACTGGTTCGTCTCAATCCCCGGCGGCACGGGGTTCGGTTCCTGACAGGCGCCCGGAATCTCGACACCTTTTTCACTGACGTGCAGGTACAGCTTCAGTACAACCGCTACCGCCACGACGAAATCAAGGTTGAAACCAACGAAGTCGAAACGGCCTTCCGCAACGACACCTTCGCCTACCGTATCCTGGCTGACCACCGTCCGCTTGGACGCTTTCAGGGAACGTGGGGTGCTTCGGGCCTGTATCGGGACTATTCAACCCGGGGCGAGGAACTGCTGACGCCGGCGACGACCCAGACCAACTTTGCTTTCTTTGGGCTGGAAAAGGTGACGTTTGAACGGGCGGCCCTCCAGTTCGGCGGACGCATCGAGCGCAATGCCTACGCACCGACCGGCGGCAACCGGGCGCGCAGTTTCACCGGCTTTTCAGGTGGCGTCGGGCTGCGGGTGGGGCTGTGGGAAAACGGGGCGTTGACGGCCAACTACACGCACTCGTACCGCGCTCCGGCGCTGGAAGAGCTGTACAACTTCGGGCCGCATCCTGGGACGTTGCTGTTTGAAATTGGCGATGCCAACCTGAGCCGGGAACTCACCAATGGCATCGAGGTCAGTGTCCGGCACCAGTCACGGCGCGTCCGGGCCAGTGCCGGGTTTTACTACTACGACATCCGCTCGTTTGTTTTTCCTGTGTTGACGGGTGAGTTTGAAGATGGGCTGCCAGTGGGTGTGTTTACCCAGGGTGACGCACGCTTTTTGGGAACGGAAGCCCAGCTCGACATCAACCTGCATCCCAATCTCTGGTTTTACAGCCAGCTCGATTATACGAACGCTGAGCTGAAAACCGGCCTTCCCCTGCCCCGCATTCCGCCATTGCGCGCGCGGGTGGCACTGGAAGGAACGTTCAAGGGGCTGCGGTTGATGCCGGAGTTGCTGATGGCCAACCGGCAGGACCGGGTTTTCACGCTGGAAGAACCAACGGCCGGCTACACAGTGGTCAACCTTGTCGGGTCCTATACCGTCACCACGTCCCACACCGCGCATGTGTTTTCCGTCACCGGGTTCAATCTGGGCGACCGGCTCTACCGCAACCACCTGTCGTTTATCAAAGCGTTCGCGCCGGAGATTGGACGTGGGGTGCGGTTTACCTACACGATGCGGTTTTTCTGA